The window TAAGACCCTTGTCCGTATCAATGGCGCCCACAAAGCAGTGCCTCGCGTTGCAGGTAAAGCCGGTCTTCCCGCCTATCATGTCAGTTCGGGACCACAGCAGATTATCCGTATTCGAAAGATATAATTCCCTGCCTGCCGCTGTTTTGACCAGCCATTCTTTTTTCCCGAGGATCTCCCGGATGAGCGGGTACGTGAGCGCTTTTTTCAAAATGATCGTCAGATCGCGGGCCGTTGTATATTGTCTGCCTTTGGGCAGGCCGGAGGCGGTCTCAAAATGGGTATCCTTGGCCCCAATCTCTTTTGCCTTCTGATTCATCAATGCGACAAACGCAGTCTCTGAACCGCCCGCCGCTTCGGCAAGGGCCACGGCGGCGGAATTGATGGACCTCATGAGTGCCAGATGGAGAAGGTCTGAGACGGACAGCACATCGTACGCCAAAAGCCTGGGCTTTCCGGAGCGGGCTGCCCGGGCCCTGTTGCTCACCGTCACGCTGGCTGCCGGATCCAGTCGATCGAGGGCCACCATGGCGGTCACGAGTTTTACCGTGCTGGCGGGTGGAAGCTTGGCCGAAGGAAATTTCTCGGAAAGTACCGAGTCATTCTCATCGATCACGATCCACGCCTTTGCCGCGATGCCCTTCCGTGAAAAAGAATAGGCGGGCTGCACCGCTGACAACAGCAGGATTGCAAATACAAGACAATAAAAAATTCGTTTTATTCGGACTCCTGTTGATGATAAAGGTATGTGCATTGGTTTGATTATACACTAAAAAAATAAAATGTAATGTAATTTATGTCACTTTTCAAGAATAAATTGGTTCATTCGTATAAAAGTTGAAAAGGCAATGCAGCACCATAGAGGCAGGCAGATCGGAAATACCTATCCGCAGATTTCGCAGATTAACGCAGATTACGTCTTAAAAAACACGCTGAAAAGGTTTTGAAAATCTGTGTAATCTGCGGATAAATCTTTGCCTTTCTCTTAGCCTCAGAGGTTTGTCAGGATTCTTTCAACCAAAACACGAAAGACCCAATAAATTTCGCCTCTATTCCTGCAGGATGAACCGTTCAGGACAGCACGATTGATTACCATTTTATGATCAATATATAACTCAAATGCTACAAACTGTAACGTTACACTTGCTAATTTCTATTAATTAATATATAGTCATTTAAAATTCTTATATGTACTTTGGATCAGTTCTCGATATATAAATGGGGGGGGATAAAACCATGGGGGAAAAAGGGTGGGTCGTTGCGTTTGCGGGAATGGGACTGAACCTGACGCTCGGTATTTTGTACGCCTGGAGCATGTTCAGCAAACAGCTTACCGAATCAATCGAGAACAACGGTTTTGGGTGGTCGAAAACAAATGCAACCCTTCCCTATACGATCGCGATAGCCTGTTTTGCCGTCGTGATGGTGCCGGCCGGCCGTCTTCAGGACAGATTCGGACCGCGCATCGTTGCCACCGCAGGCGCGATATTCGCCGGCGCAGGGCTCATTCTCGCGAGTTTTGCATCACCTGACAGT of the Nitrospirota bacterium genome contains:
- a CDS encoding serine hydrolase, translated to MQPAYSFSRKGIAAKAWIVIDENDSVLSEKFPSAKLPPASTVKLVTAMVALDRLDPAASVTVSNRARAARSGKPRLLAYDVLSVSDLLHLALMRSINSAAVALAEAAGGSETAFVALMNQKAKEIGAKDTHFETASGLPKGRQYTTARDLTIILKKALTYPLIREILGKKEWLVKTAAGRELYLSNTDNLLWSRTDMIGGKTGFTCNARHCFVGAIDTDKGLIYTAVLGAPSRSRLWKSALMLAEIGTRLQPDRLLPVSFDPLVHLPRRDILRWKSDHAMNKSLPGNDAGFQEQFAYPDLAF